The DNA sequence AGGCGTGGCCCAAAAGAGGTAATATTTGGACCTAAATAATGATTACTCCAATGCCCGCCATGAACCCGGACAACACAGGATAGGGCATGAAGCGCACATACTTTCCGAAGTCGAGCACGTCGAAGATCATTTCGAATATTCCGGCCAGCACAAAAGTGCCCACGATCAAAGGCCAGGCAGCATCAATGTTTCCAGCCTCGTGAAGGCCCAAAGAAACCACCGTCGCCGCGACAACGGTCATGGGTCCGGGCGAGTCTGAAATAAGTGTTTTAGTCCCTCCAAAGAGAGCGACAACAAATGCCAGTAGAATTGCTGTGTAGATTCCCGATTGAACTCCGAAAGCAAGCCCCATTGGAAGGCCAATGATTGCGGAGAGCAGCCCGCCCATTAAGTCGGGTTTAAGGGATTTTAAGGCGTTTTTATGGATAGAGAGCATGGTATAACCTGAATTGAT is a window from the Flavobacteriales bacterium genome containing:
- a CDS encoding SulP family inorganic anion transporter; translation: MGGLLSAIIGLPMGLAFGVQSGIYTAILLAFVVALFGGTKTLISDSPGPMTVVAATVVSLGLHEAGNIDAAWPLIVGTFVLAGIFEMIFDVLDFGKYVRFMPYPVLSGFMAGIGVIII